The following are from one region of the Pseudomonas putida genome:
- the paaA gene encoding 1,2-phenylacetyl-CoA epoxidase subunit A has product MYAQLVETGVKRVKSLEEMSPEERNFQEKIDAEIKIEAKNWMPEAYRQTLIRQISQHAHSEIVGMLPEGNWVTRAPSLKRKLQLMAKIQDEAGHGLYLYSAMETLGADRDEEIAKLHSGKAKYSSIFNYPTLSWADMGAVGWLVDGAAIVNQVVLQRTSYGPYSRAMIRICKEESFHQRQGYEILLTMMRHGTQAQRDMVQDAINRLWWPALMMFGPSDEHSPNSAQSMAWKIKRQTNDELRQRFIDQTVPQLELLGCTAPDPELKWNAERGHYDFGEIQWDEFYEVIKGNGPCNQERVATRRKAIEDGAWVREAAVAYARKQQNKNAA; this is encoded by the coding sequence ATGTACGCACAGCTAGTGGAAACCGGAGTCAAGCGCGTCAAGTCACTGGAAGAGATGTCGCCCGAAGAGCGCAACTTCCAGGAAAAGATCGACGCCGAAATCAAGATCGAAGCCAAGAACTGGATGCCCGAGGCCTATCGCCAGACCTTGATCCGGCAGATCTCCCAGCACGCCCACTCGGAAATCGTCGGCATGCTCCCCGAAGGCAACTGGGTCACCCGCGCCCCCAGCCTCAAGCGCAAGCTGCAGCTGATGGCCAAGATCCAGGACGAAGCCGGCCACGGCCTGTACCTGTACAGCGCCATGGAAACCCTGGGCGCCGACCGTGACGAAGAAATCGCCAAGCTGCACAGCGGCAAGGCCAAGTACTCGAGCATTTTCAACTACCCCACCCTTAGCTGGGCCGACATGGGCGCCGTGGGCTGGCTGGTGGATGGCGCCGCCATCGTCAACCAGGTGGTGCTGCAGCGCACCTCCTACGGCCCGTACTCGCGCGCCATGATCCGCATCTGCAAGGAAGAGAGCTTCCACCAGCGCCAGGGCTACGAAATCCTCCTGACCATGATGCGCCACGGCACCCAAGCCCAGCGGGACATGGTCCAGGACGCGATAAACCGACTGTGGTGGCCGGCCCTGATGATGTTCGGCCCCAGCGACGAGCATTCCCCCAACAGCGCCCAGTCCATGGCCTGGAAAATCAAGCGCCAGACCAACGATGAACTGCGCCAGCGCTTCATCGACCAGACCGTGCCGCAGCTCGAGCTGCTCGGCTGCACCGCCCCCGACCCCGAGCTGAAGTGGAATGCCGAGCGCGGCCACTACGACTTCGGCGAAATCCAGTGGGACGAGTTCTACGAAGTGATCAAGGGCAATGGCCCATGCAACCAGGAACGTGTCGCCACCCGGCGCAAGGCCATTGAGGACGGTGCCTGGGTACGCGAGGCCGCCGTGGCCTACGCGCGCAAGCAACAGAACAAGAACGCCGCCTGA
- the paaK gene encoding phenylacetate-CoA oxygenase/reductase subunit PaaK: MSQFHSLTIKQVRNETRDAVSIAFDVPEHLKAQFRFTQGQYLVMRTQLDNEEVRRSYSICSAVQDGELRVAVKRVPGGRFSAFANDLLKAGQQLDVMPPSGSFFVPLDPARRGNYLGVAAGSGITPILSIIATTLASEPHSRFTLLYGNRSSSGALFRDKLEDLKNRYLDRLNLIFVFSREQQDVDLYNGRIDADKCGQLFSRWLDVASLDAAFICGPQAMTETVRDSLRANGLAKERIHFELFAAAGNEARREAREAARQVDSALSHITVISDGRALTFDLPRNTRNVLDAGNAIGAELPYSCKAGVCSTCKCRVIEGEVEMDSNHALEDYEVAAGYVLSCQSYPVSDKVVLDFDQL; this comes from the coding sequence ATGAGCCAGTTTCACAGCCTTACCATCAAGCAAGTGCGTAACGAGACCCGCGATGCGGTGTCGATTGCCTTCGACGTACCCGAGCACCTGAAGGCACAGTTCCGTTTCACCCAGGGCCAGTACCTGGTCATGCGTACCCAACTGGACAACGAAGAAGTCCGCCGTTCCTATTCCATTTGCAGCGCCGTGCAGGACGGCGAGCTGCGTGTGGCGGTAAAGCGCGTGCCTGGCGGGCGTTTCTCGGCATTTGCCAATGACCTGCTCAAGGCCGGCCAGCAGCTGGACGTGATGCCGCCGTCGGGCAGCTTCTTCGTGCCGCTCGATCCGGCCCGCCGGGGCAACTACCTCGGCGTGGCTGCCGGCAGCGGCATTACCCCGATTTTGTCGATCATCGCCACGACGCTGGCCAGTGAACCACACAGCCGCTTCACCTTGCTGTACGGCAACCGCTCCAGCTCCGGCGCACTGTTCCGCGACAAGCTGGAAGACCTGAAAAACCGTTACCTCGACCGCCTGAACCTGATTTTCGTGTTCAGCCGCGAACAACAGGATGTTGACCTGTACAACGGTCGCATCGATGCCGACAAGTGCGGGCAGTTGTTCTCGCGCTGGCTGGACGTTGCCAGCCTGGATGCAGCGTTCATCTGCGGCCCGCAGGCAATGACCGAGACCGTACGCGACAGCCTGCGTGCCAATGGCCTGGCCAAGGAACGCATCCATTTCGAGCTGTTTGCCGCCGCCGGTAATGAAGCCCGTCGTGAAGCCCGCGAGGCCGCGCGCCAGGTGGACTCGGCGCTCAGCCACATCACCGTGATCAGCGACGGCCGCGCCCTCACCTTCGACCTGCCACGCAACACCCGGAACGTGCTGGACGCCGGCAACGCCATCGGCGCCGAACTGCCTTATTCGTGCAAAGCCGGCGTGTGCTCGACCTGCAAGTGCCGGGTTATCGAGGGCGAAGTGGAAATGGACAGCAACCATGCCCTGGAGGACTACGAAGTAGCGGCCGGGTATGTGCTGTCGTGCCAGAGCTACCCGGTGAGCGACAAGGTGGTCCTCGATTTCGACCAACTCTGA
- the paaB gene encoding 1,2-phenylacetyl-CoA epoxidase subunit B, whose product MSVWTLYEVFVRSKHGLNHKHVGSVHAADAAMAIENARELYTRRSEGVSLWVVPSVLITASSPDEKDPLFAPADDKVYRHASFYELPDEVGHM is encoded by the coding sequence ATGTCTGTCTGGACCCTCTACGAAGTGTTCGTGCGCAGCAAGCACGGACTTAACCACAAGCATGTCGGCAGCGTGCACGCCGCCGATGCCGCCATGGCCATCGAAAACGCCCGTGAGCTGTACACCCGCCGCAGCGAAGGCGTGAGCCTGTGGGTGGTGCCTTCGGTACTGATCACCGCCTCTTCCCCGGACGAGAAAGACCCGCTGTTCGCCCCGGCAGACGACAAGGTCTACCGCCATGCCAGCTTCTACGAACTGCCCGACGAAGTCGGACACATGTGA
- the paaZ gene encoding phenylacetic acid degradation bifunctional protein PaaZ — translation MSAAPTLQSFIAGRWLGQHGAQALRSALDGHVLAYSHEERPDFAEAVDFARGRGLATLMAMDFQQRAARLKALALYLAERKEQLYALSHHSGATRADSWIDIEGGNATLFSYAGIGSRELPSGNLVHEGPAIPLGKQGHFAGSHILVPRAGVAVHINAFNFPIWGMLEKFAPTFLAGMPCIVKPATSTSYLTEAVVRLMNASGLLPEGSLQLVIGSTGDLLDRLQGQDVVTFTGSADTAAKLRVTPNLVRNSVPFTAEADSLNCAILGPDVTPDSEEFDLYIKEVVREMTTKAGQKCTAIRRAIVPARHIDAVATRLRERLAKVVVGDPSLEGVRMGALASHDQQHDVAERVRSLLHSCDQLFGASDGFAPRGEGVAEGAFFAPTLLQARDPHAEGGAHDIEAFGPVSTLMAYDDLDEALVLAARGKGSLVATLVTADRSVAAKAIPVAAAWHGRLLVLDSEAAKESTGHGSPLPQLKHGGPGRAGGGEELGGLRAVKHYLQRAAIQGSPSMLTAVTGEYVRGGEVIETEVHPFRRYFEQLRIGESLLTHRRTVTEADLVNFGCLSGDHFYMHFDEIAAKESQFGKRIAHGYFVLSAAAGLFVSPGAGPVLANYGLDTLRFINPVGIGDTIQARLTCKRKIDQGKTSPLGQPQGVVAWDVEVTNQLGELVASYDILTLVLKKP, via the coding sequence ATGTCTGCCGCCCCTACCCTGCAAAGCTTCATCGCCGGCCGCTGGCTTGGCCAGCACGGCGCCCAGGCGCTGCGCAGCGCCCTGGATGGCCACGTCCTGGCCTACAGCCACGAAGAACGCCCGGATTTCGCCGAGGCCGTGGACTTTGCCCGTGGCCGTGGCCTGGCCACGCTGATGGCCATGGACTTCCAGCAGCGCGCCGCGCGCCTGAAGGCACTGGCCCTGTACCTGGCCGAGCGCAAGGAACAGCTCTACGCCCTGTCCCACCACAGCGGCGCCACCCGTGCCGACAGCTGGATCGACATCGAAGGCGGCAACGCCACGCTGTTCTCCTATGCCGGCATTGGCAGCCGTGAGTTGCCGTCGGGCAACCTGGTGCATGAAGGCCCGGCCATCCCCTTGGGCAAGCAAGGCCATTTCGCCGGCAGCCACATCCTGGTTCCGCGCGCCGGCGTGGCGGTGCACATCAACGCCTTCAACTTCCCCATCTGGGGCATGCTGGAGAAGTTCGCCCCGACCTTCCTCGCCGGCATGCCGTGCATCGTCAAGCCGGCAACCTCGACCAGCTACCTGACCGAGGCCGTGGTGCGCCTGATGAATGCATCCGGGCTGTTGCCCGAAGGCAGCCTGCAACTGGTGATCGGCAGCACCGGCGACCTGCTCGACCGCCTGCAGGGCCAGGACGTGGTGACCTTCACCGGCTCCGCCGACACCGCCGCCAAATTGCGTGTCACGCCGAACCTGGTGCGCAACTCGGTGCCGTTCACCGCCGAAGCCGATTCGCTCAATTGCGCCATCCTCGGCCCGGACGTGACCCCGGACAGCGAAGAGTTCGACTTGTACATCAAGGAGGTGGTCCGTGAAATGACCACCAAGGCCGGGCAGAAATGTACCGCCATTCGCCGCGCCATCGTACCGGCCAGGCACATCGACGCCGTTGCCACGCGCCTGCGCGAGCGGCTGGCCAAGGTAGTGGTCGGCGACCCGTCACTGGAAGGTGTGCGCATGGGCGCCCTTGCCTCCCACGACCAGCAGCACGACGTGGCCGAGCGGGTGCGCAGCCTGCTGCACAGCTGCGACCAGCTGTTCGGCGCCAGCGATGGTTTTGCGCCGCGTGGCGAGGGTGTGGCCGAGGGCGCGTTCTTTGCCCCGACCCTGCTGCAGGCCCGCGACCCGCATGCAGAAGGCGGTGCCCACGATATCGAAGCGTTCGGCCCGGTCAGCACGCTGATGGCCTATGACGACCTCGATGAAGCCCTGGTGCTGGCCGCACGAGGCAAAGGCAGCCTGGTGGCGACCTTGGTCACCGCCGACCGAAGCGTGGCAGCCAAGGCCATCCCGGTGGCCGCCGCCTGGCATGGCCGTCTGCTGGTACTCGACAGCGAGGCGGCCAAGGAATCCACGGGGCATGGCTCGCCATTGCCGCAGCTCAAGCACGGGGGCCCGGGCCGCGCGGGTGGTGGTGAAGAGCTGGGTGGCCTGCGTGCCGTCAAACATTACCTGCAGCGTGCCGCAATACAGGGTTCGCCGAGCATGCTGACCGCGGTAACCGGCGAATACGTGCGCGGTGGCGAAGTGATCGAAACCGAAGTGCACCCGTTCCGCCGCTACTTCGAGCAGTTGCGCATCGGCGAGTCGCTGCTCACCCACCGACGCACTGTGACCGAAGCCGACCTGGTCAACTTCGGCTGCCTGTCGGGTGACCATTTCTACATGCATTTCGACGAGATCGCCGCCAAGGAATCGCAGTTCGGCAAGCGCATCGCCCACGGCTACTTCGTGTTGTCGGCAGCGGCCGGGTTGTTCGTCTCCCCGGGTGCTGGCCCGGTACTGGCCAACTACGGCCTGGATACGCTGCGCTTCATCAACCCGGTGGGCATCGGTGACACCATTCAGGCGCGCCTGACCTGCAAGCGCAAGATCGACCAGGGCAAGACCAGCCCGCTGGGCCAGCCCCAGGGCGTGGTGGCATGGGATGTGGAGGTGACCAACCAGCTGGGCGAGCTGGTCGCCAGCTACGACATTCTCACCCTGGTGCTGAAAAAGCCCTGA
- a CDS encoding general stress protein, with protein MAQDQERASQRGGTKETNPGNFANDRERASRAGHKGGQASGGNFANDRQRASEAGRKGGQNSHGGGRQQ; from the coding sequence ATGGCGCAGGATCAAGAGCGAGCCAGCCAGCGCGGCGGCACCAAGGAAACCAACCCAGGCAATTTTGCCAATGACCGGGAACGTGCCTCCCGCGCGGGGCACAAAGGCGGCCAGGCTTCCGGGGGCAACTTCGCCAACGACCGCCAACGGGCATCGGAGGCCGGTCGCAAAGGCGGCCAGAATAGCCACGGCGGCGGCCGCCAGCAGTGA
- a CDS encoding DUF485 domain-containing protein: protein MTPERIESIANHPDFQHLVQRKRRLNGSLTLAMLVIYYGFVLLVAFSPSTLGQSLSGGVTTVGMLVGVLMVLLSFALTGIYVHRANNVLDPLNDKVKQECAQ from the coding sequence ATGACACCCGAACGCATCGAAAGCATCGCCAACCACCCCGACTTCCAGCACCTGGTGCAGCGCAAACGCCGCCTCAACGGCAGCCTGACCCTGGCCATGCTGGTGATCTACTACGGCTTCGTCCTGCTGGTGGCGTTCTCCCCCAGCACCCTCGGCCAGTCCCTCAGCGGTGGCGTCACCACCGTCGGCATGCTGGTGGGCGTATTGATGGTGCTGCTGTCTTTCGCCCTGACCGGTATCTACGTGCACCGCGCCAACAACGTGCTCGACCCGCTCAACGACAAGGTCAAGCAGGAGTGCGCACAATGA
- the paaF gene encoding phenylacetate--CoA ligase, giving the protein MNMYHDADRALLDPMETASVDALRQHQLERLRWSLKHAYDNVPLYRQRFAECGAHPDDLKCLEDLAKFPFTGKNDLRDNYPYGMFAVPQQEVVRLHASSGTTGKPTVVGYTQNDIDTWANVVARSIRAAGGRKGDKVHVSYGYGLFTGGLGAHYGAERLGCTVIPMSGGQTEKQVQLIRDFQPDIIMVTPSYMLNLADEIERQGIDPQDLKLRLGIFGAEPWTDELRRSIEQRLGIDALDIYGLSEIMGPGVAMECIETKDGPTIWEDHFYPEIIDPVTGAVLPDGQLGELVFTSLTKEALPMVRYRTRDLTRLLPGTARPMRRIGKITGRSDDMLIIRGVNVFPTQIEEQVLKIKQLSELYEIHLYRNGNLDSVEVHVELRAECQHLDEAQRKLVVGELSKQIKTYIGISTQVHLQPCGALKRSEGKACHVFDKRLAS; this is encoded by the coding sequence ATGAACATGTACCATGATGCCGATCGTGCCCTGTTGGACCCGATGGAAACCGCCAGTGTCGACGCCTTGCGCCAGCACCAGCTGGAGCGCTTGCGCTGGAGCCTGAAGCACGCCTATGACAACGTGCCGCTGTATCGCCAGCGCTTTGCCGAGTGCGGCGCCCACCCCGACGACCTAAAGTGCCTCGAGGACCTGGCGAAGTTTCCCTTCACCGGAAAGAACGACCTGCGCGACAACTACCCCTACGGGATGTTCGCCGTACCCCAGCAGGAGGTGGTGCGCCTGCACGCCTCCAGCGGCACCACCGGCAAGCCGACCGTGGTCGGCTACACCCAGAACGACATCGACACCTGGGCCAATGTGGTCGCTCGTTCGATCCGCGCCGCAGGTGGGCGCAAGGGTGACAAGGTGCATGTTTCCTACGGCTACGGCCTGTTCACCGGCGGGCTTGGCGCGCATTACGGGGCCGAGCGCCTGGGCTGTACGGTAATCCCCATGTCCGGTGGCCAGACCGAGAAGCAGGTGCAGCTGATTCGCGACTTCCAGCCCGACATCATCATGGTCACCCCCTCCTACATGCTCAACCTTGCCGACGAGATAGAGCGCCAGGGCATCGACCCGCAAGACCTCAAGCTGCGCCTGGGTATATTCGGTGCCGAGCCATGGACCGACGAGCTGCGCCGTTCTATCGAGCAACGGCTGGGTATCGATGCCCTCGACATTTATGGCCTTTCGGAAATCATGGGGCCTGGGGTGGCGATGGAGTGCATCGAAACCAAGGATGGCCCGACCATCTGGGAAGATCACTTCTACCCCGAGATCATCGACCCAGTTACCGGCGCGGTGCTGCCGGACGGCCAACTGGGCGAACTGGTGTTCACCTCGCTGACCAAGGAAGCGTTGCCAATGGTGCGCTACCGCACGCGTGACCTCACTCGCCTGCTACCCGGCACCGCACGGCCGATGCGCCGGATCGGCAAGATCACCGGCCGCAGCGATGACATGCTGATCATTCGCGGGGTCAACGTGTTCCCGACACAGATCGAGGAACAGGTCCTGAAAATAAAACAGCTTTCAGAACTCTATGAGATTCACTTGTATCGCAATGGCAACCTGGACAGTGTCGAGGTGCATGTGGAACTGCGTGCCGAGTGCCAGCACCTCGATGAAGCCCAGCGCAAGCTTGTGGTTGGCGAACTGAGCAAACAGATCAAGACCTACATTGGCATCAGCACCCAAGTGCACCTGCAGCCCTGCGGCGCGCTCAAGCGTTCCGAGGGCAAGGCCTGCCACGTGTTCGACAAACGGTTGGCCAGCTGA
- the paaC gene encoding phenylacetate-CoA oxygenase subunit PaaC has product MHNEALVPYLLLLGDSALVQGQRLCEWCGRAPAIEEELALMNVGLDLVGQARNWLDYAAELLDDGRDADALAFRRDERAYRNLLLVEQPNGDFAVTMTKQFFYDAWHFAVLQGLVGSNDERIAGIAGKALKEVTYHLRRSSEWVQRLGGGTEESRQRMLAAIPALWRFTVELAAGSDNEVLLAQAGVAADPAAVGAAWLKQVGETFASVELPLPKAASHFYLDGRKGLHTEHLGLLLAEMQFLPRAYPDATW; this is encoded by the coding sequence ATGCACAACGAAGCTCTTGTCCCCTACCTGCTGCTGCTCGGCGATAGTGCCTTGGTGCAGGGCCAGCGCCTTTGCGAATGGTGCGGCCGCGCACCGGCCATCGAAGAAGAACTGGCCCTGATGAACGTCGGTCTCGACCTGGTCGGCCAGGCGCGCAACTGGCTGGACTATGCCGCCGAGCTGCTCGATGACGGCCGTGACGCCGACGCCCTGGCCTTCCGCCGTGACGAGCGGGCCTATCGCAACCTGCTGCTGGTCGAACAGCCCAACGGCGATTTCGCCGTGACCATGACCAAGCAGTTCTTTTATGACGCCTGGCATTTCGCCGTGCTTCAGGGCCTGGTCGGCTCGAACGACGAGCGTATCGCCGGTATCGCCGGCAAGGCCCTGAAGGAAGTCACCTACCACCTGCGCCGCTCCAGCGAGTGGGTACAACGGCTGGGCGGGGGCACCGAAGAAAGCCGCCAACGCATGCTCGCGGCCATTCCGGCGCTGTGGCGTTTCACTGTCGAACTGGCCGCCGGTAGCGACAATGAAGTGCTCCTGGCGCAAGCAGGTGTCGCTGCCGACCCCGCCGCCGTCGGCGCGGCCTGGCTCAAGCAGGTTGGCGAGACCTTCGCTTCGGTCGAGCTGCCGCTGCCCAAGGCCGCCAGCCACTTTTACCTGGACGGTCGCAAAGGCCTGCACACCGAGCACCTGGGCCTGCTGCTGGCCGAGATGCAGTTCCTGCCGAGGGCGTACCCCGATGCAACCTGGTGA
- a CDS encoding OprD family porin, which yields MNRTHFISAAWLATLALPLPAMADFIGDSHARLELRNHYLNRDFRQSNAPQAKAEEWGQGFTAKLESGFTDGPVGFGVDAMGQLGIKLDSSRDRRNTGLLPFGPNSHEPVDDYSELGLTGKVRVAKSTLRLGTLQPILPVVVYNDTRLLASTFQGGLLTSQDLAGLTFNAGRLTKANLRDSSGRDDIGYGAASSDHLDFGGGSYAITPQTSVSYYYAKLEDIYRQHFVGLIDTRPLGEGVSLRTDLRYFDSRNDGAERAGNIDNRNFNAMFTLGVRAHKFTAAWQQMSGDSAFPFVNGGDPFTVNLVTYNTFTRAGLDSWQVRYDYDFVAMGIPGLSFMTRYTDGRHAETATVSNGRERERDTDITYVIQSGPFKDVSLRWRNVTFRSGNGLTNAVDENRLIIGYTVALW from the coding sequence ATGAACCGCACGCACTTCATTTCGGCCGCCTGGCTGGCCACCCTCGCCCTGCCGCTGCCGGCCATGGCAGATTTCATCGGCGACAGCCACGCCCGGCTTGAGCTGCGCAACCACTACCTCAACCGCGACTTCCGCCAGAGCAACGCGCCGCAGGCCAAGGCCGAGGAATGGGGCCAGGGCTTTACCGCCAAGCTGGAGTCGGGCTTCACCGACGGCCCGGTCGGCTTTGGTGTCGACGCCATGGGCCAGCTGGGCATCAAGCTCGACTCCAGCCGCGACCGCCGCAATACCGGCCTGCTGCCGTTCGGCCCGAACAGCCACGAACCGGTCGATGACTACAGCGAACTGGGCCTGACCGGCAAGGTGCGGGTGGCCAAGAGCACCCTGCGCCTGGGTACCTTGCAACCGATCCTGCCGGTGGTGGTGTACAACGACACCCGCCTGCTGGCCTCCACGTTCCAAGGTGGGCTGCTCACCAGCCAGGACCTGGCCGGCCTGACCTTCAACGCTGGCCGCCTGACCAAGGCCAACCTGCGTGATTCCTCTGGCCGCGACGACATCGGCTACGGCGCCGCCAGCAGCGACCACCTGGACTTCGGTGGCGGCAGCTACGCCATCACCCCGCAAACCAGCGTCAGCTACTACTACGCCAAGCTCGAAGACATCTACCGCCAGCACTTCGTCGGCCTGATCGATACCCGCCCACTGGGCGAAGGCGTGAGCCTGCGCACCGACCTGCGCTACTTCGACAGCCGCAACGACGGCGCCGAGCGTGCCGGCAACATCGACAACCGCAACTTCAACGCCATGTTCACCCTCGGCGTACGGGCCCACAAGTTCACCGCGGCCTGGCAGCAGATGTCCGGCGACAGTGCCTTCCCGTTCGTGAACGGCGGCGACCCGTTCACCGTCAACCTGGTCACCTACAACACTTTCACCCGCGCCGGGCTGGACTCCTGGCAAGTGCGCTACGACTACGACTTCGTCGCCATGGGTATCCCCGGCCTGAGCTTCATGACCCGCTACACCGATGGCCGCCACGCCGAAACCGCCACCGTCAGCAATGGCCGTGAGCGTGAGCGCGACACCGACATCACCTACGTCATCCAGAGCGGCCCGTTCAAGGACGTCAGCCTGCGCTGGCGCAACGTTACCTTCCGTTCCGGCAATGGCCTGACCAACGCCGTGGACGAAAACCGCCTGATCATCGGCTACACCGTGGCGCTGTGGTAA
- the paaJ gene encoding phenylacetate-CoA oxygenase subunit PaaJ: MQPGELIAGDRGARAPRGDDLARAWAVLAQVMDPEVPVVSVVDLGIVRDLGWHGGHLHLVVTPTYSGCPATEVIEGDIRQALEQAGFPAPVLERRLTPAWSTDWISELGRERLRAYGIAPPQGSASKRSLLGEAPQVCCPQCGSAHTELLSQFGSTACKALYRCRECLEPFDYFKCI, from the coding sequence ATGCAACCTGGTGAGCTGATTGCCGGCGACCGTGGCGCCCGCGCGCCACGCGGCGACGACCTGGCCCGAGCCTGGGCGGTACTGGCCCAGGTCATGGACCCGGAAGTGCCCGTGGTCAGCGTGGTCGATCTGGGGATCGTGCGCGACCTCGGCTGGCACGGCGGCCACCTGCACCTGGTCGTCACGCCGACCTACTCCGGTTGCCCGGCCACCGAGGTGATCGAGGGCGATATCCGCCAGGCGCTGGAGCAGGCCGGTTTTCCCGCGCCGGTTCTTGAGCGCCGGCTGACCCCGGCCTGGAGCACCGACTGGATCAGCGAACTGGGCCGCGAGCGCCTGCGCGCCTACGGCATCGCCCCGCCACAGGGCAGCGCCAGCAAGCGCAGCCTGCTCGGCGAGGCGCCGCAGGTGTGCTGCCCGCAGTGCGGCAGCGCCCATACCGAATTGCTCAGCCAGTTCGGCTCCACGGCCTGCAAGGCGCTGTACCGCTGCCGCGAGTGCCTGGAGCCGTTCGACTATTTCAAATGCATTTGA